A window of Pyrobaculum aerophilum str. IM2 contains these coding sequences:
- a CDS encoding transcription elongation factor Spt5 yields the protein MAQERCPVYTVSVVSRQEYNVVIVLKLRAESAKIPVYSIVVPPESFGVMYIEGESLPAVNRAVYGVKHVKGVMRGITNVEEVMRILRPTKPVVEIDVNDEVEIVADVLKGSRARVTYVDKEKGIVRVELLDSAFPMPLDLKISEVKLVKKSSQ from the coding sequence ATGGCCCAAGAGAGGTGCCCCGTATACACTGTTAGCGTCGTCTCAAGGCAGGAGTACAACGTTGTTATTGTGCTTAAGCTACGCGCCGAATCTGCAAAAATACCCGTATACTCCATAGTCGTGCCGCCGGAGTCTTTCGGAGTGATGTACATTGAAGGCGAATCCCTCCCGGCAGTAAACCGCGCTGTCTACGGCGTTAAACACGTAAAGGGCGTCATGAGGGGAATTACAAACGTCGAAGAAGTGATGAGGATCCTCAGACCGACAAAGCCCGTTGTGGAAATAGACGTAAACGACGAAGTAGAGATCGTCGCAGACGTCTTAAAGGGGAGCAGGGCTAGGGTCACCTACGTAGACAAAGAGAAGGGGATTGTGAGAGTAGAACTACTTGACAGCGCCTTTCCCATGCCGCTCGACCTAAAAATCAGCGAGGTGAAACTCGTTAAAAAGAGCTCTCAATAG
- a CDS encoding 50S ribosomal protein L11 has product MSKRVVTVPLQGGKVAVNPQFQDALKQIGLDPNAVVQRVQEELKKVGKYPVQKVEVEVVSPSKYEVKIYLPPIGDLLLKLFGKDTGAHDARNEVIGNLSFAQLVEIALLKKDELKSKTLKSAVKQLLSTCKAMGVTVDGRKAEEVLRDVDGGKYDEIINKFEKQWQQ; this is encoded by the coding sequence ATGTCTAAGCGCGTTGTAACTGTGCCTTTACAGGGAGGCAAAGTCGCAGTAAACCCCCAGTTCCAAGACGCGTTGAAGCAAATAGGCCTTGATCCAAACGCCGTTGTTCAAAGAGTGCAGGAGGAGCTCAAGAAAGTGGGCAAGTACCCTGTACAGAAGGTTGAGGTTGAAGTGGTCAGCCCCTCTAAGTATGAGGTAAAAATTTACTTGCCCCCCATTGGGGATTTGCTTTTAAAGCTCTTCGGCAAGGACACGGGGGCTCACGACGCGAGAAATGAGGTAATTGGGAATCTCTCCTTTGCACAGTTAGTGGAGATTGCGCTGTTGAAAAAAGACGAGCTGAAGTCCAAGACTCTAAAATCGGCTGTAAAGCAACTTTTAAGCACGTGTAAGGCCATGGGCGTGACCGTAGATGGAAGAAAGGCGGAGGAGGTTTTGAGAGACGTGGACGGCGGGAAATATGACGAAATTATAAATAAGTTTGAAAAACAGTGGCAACAATGA
- a CDS encoding 50S ribosomal protein L1: MSAVINKETLQAKIAEALKAGKPRRFKQSVELIVVLKGVDLSKPENRINLLVELPHPPKPNKIAAFAHGAFEVSAKNAGVDSIITRDQVEGLSGNKRAIRKLAKQYDFFIAPPDLMPLLGRVVGPIFGPRGKMPEVVPPNVDVKSVVERLRKAVRVRFRNEPVVKVRIGSEGQSPKEILENALVVLEEVNRKFPLRQYLKDLYFKKTMGPPVKVRAVEALVK, encoded by the coding sequence ATGAGCGCCGTAATTAACAAAGAAACGCTCCAAGCGAAAATAGCGGAGGCGTTAAAGGCGGGGAAGCCTAGGCGTTTTAAACAAAGCGTTGAGTTAATAGTAGTCTTAAAGGGAGTTGATCTGAGCAAGCCCGAGAACCGTATAAATCTCTTGGTGGAGCTTCCGCACCCGCCGAAGCCTAACAAAATCGCGGCTTTTGCCCACGGCGCGTTTGAGGTAAGCGCAAAAAACGCCGGGGTAGACAGCATAATAACAAGAGATCAAGTTGAGGGCTTGTCTGGCAACAAGAGGGCGATTAGAAAGCTGGCGAAGCAGTACGACTTCTTTATAGCGCCGCCGGATTTAATGCCTCTGCTCGGCAGAGTCGTAGGCCCCATTTTCGGGCCAAGGGGCAAGATGCCCGAGGTGGTCCCCCCAAATGTCGATGTTAAATCTGTGGTGGAGAGGCTGAGAAAGGCGGTGAGGGTCAGATTCAGGAATGAGCCAGTGGTGAAGGTTAGAATAGGCTCTGAGGGGCAGAGCCCGAAGGAAATTTTAGAAAACGCGCTAGTAGTGCTGGAGGAGGTGAACCGCAAGTTCCCCCTCAGGCAGTACTTAAAAGACTTGTATTTTAAAAAGACAATGGGGCCCCCAGTTAAGGTTCGGGCTGTGGAGGCGCTGGTGAAATAG
- a CDS encoding 50S ribosomal protein L10 produces MLAIGKRRYVRTRQYPARKVKIVSEATELLQKYPYVFLFDLHGLSSRILHEYRYRLRRYGVIKIIKPTLFKIAFTKVYGGIPAEIAEKVRGEVGFFFTSFNPAEVIKIVAENSVRRAAQPGDKAPFDIVVPAGPTNASPGPIISKFGKLKIPTRVQEGKIWIAKDTVVAKAGQEITPEMAEVLRVVGIEPIFEQLRLLGVIWRGQRFVDISELIIDVNKYKELFETASVYARNLALNIVYPTREVLQAVIPAAHMRAVALAAKLGVVTRETLPALLSRAVAEANALAAVVAAKAPDLGISVSLPQTAAPQQTPQPTEAPKEEAQEEKKEGPSEEEIAGSLASLF; encoded by the coding sequence ATGCTTGCCATAGGCAAGAGGAGGTATGTAAGAACAAGGCAGTACCCGGCGAGAAAAGTTAAGATTGTCAGCGAAGCGACGGAGTTGTTACAGAAGTATCCCTACGTCTTCCTCTTCGACCTCCACGGCCTGTCCTCCAGAATTCTCCACGAGTATAGGTACAGGCTAAGGCGTTATGGCGTTATTAAAATTATCAAGCCCACTCTCTTTAAAATAGCGTTTACAAAAGTATATGGAGGAATCCCCGCGGAAATCGCCGAGAAGGTGAGGGGGGAGGTGGGGTTCTTTTTCACGTCGTTTAACCCCGCTGAGGTGATTAAAATTGTGGCTGAGAACAGCGTGAGGAGGGCGGCTCAGCCCGGCGACAAGGCGCCCTTTGATATAGTAGTGCCCGCCGGCCCTACAAACGCCTCTCCGGGCCCGATTATATCTAAATTCGGCAAGCTTAAGATACCGACTAGAGTGCAAGAGGGAAAGATTTGGATAGCTAAAGACACTGTTGTGGCCAAGGCGGGGCAGGAAATTACGCCGGAAATGGCGGAGGTCTTGAGAGTTGTCGGCATTGAGCCCATATTTGAACAGCTGAGGCTCCTTGGCGTTATCTGGAGGGGCCAGAGATTTGTCGACATCTCTGAGCTGATAATAGATGTGAACAAATATAAAGAGTTATTTGAAACGGCTTCTGTATATGCGAGGAACTTGGCGTTGAACATCGTCTATCCAACTAGAGAGGTGTTACAAGCGGTAATACCGGCTGCCCACATGAGGGCAGTCGCGCTGGCGGCTAAACTCGGCGTAGTAACTAGGGAGACTCTACCTGCGTTGTTAAGCAGGGCTGTGGCTGAGGCAAACGCGTTGGCCGCCGTAGTGGCGGCGAAGGCCCCCGACCTGGGCATTTCCGTCTCCCTCCCGCAGACAGCCGCGCCACAACAAACGCCCCAGCCAACTGAGGCGCCAAAAGAGGAGGCCCAGGAGGAGAAGAAGGAGGGGCCCAGCGAGGAGGAGATCGCAGGCTCCCTGGCCTCGCTCTTTTAA
- the mvk gene encoding mevalonate kinase — protein MVKIFVPAAVKLFGEHAVVYGKPAISAAINKGVYVECEKSDKLSIETAGYPSALRFYPGEGRVEAVGAERFFAYINAALRLAEEKWGGLAARFYIKSELPPGAGAATSAAVSIGLLKAYALCAGGDVEGIELAKMGHRVELEVQGIASPMDSTTVTLGGVLKIKTNPFSVDKLNANLPPFYIAFLPRFETTGEIVRGVKALLERRRSAAFVIEAIGRVVEEAEQCLLNRDLECVGELMGINNWLLGALGVVDERAINLLNAARPFIYGGKISGAGRGGAVILLPRSEDALERVLSASGYVYHKVTIYEGGVTVL, from the coding sequence ATGGTTAAAATTTTCGTCCCAGCGGCGGTAAAACTTTTCGGCGAGCACGCAGTGGTATACGGCAAGCCCGCCATATCAGCGGCTATAAACAAGGGCGTATATGTTGAGTGCGAGAAAAGCGACAAATTATCAATTGAGACCGCGGGTTATCCCTCAGCGCTGAGGTTCTACCCAGGGGAGGGGCGCGTAGAGGCAGTAGGGGCGGAGAGGTTTTTTGCGTATATCAACGCCGCCTTAAGGCTCGCCGAGGAGAAGTGGGGCGGCTTGGCGGCGAGGTTTTATATAAAAAGCGAATTGCCACCAGGCGCGGGGGCAGCTACTTCGGCTGCAGTTTCCATAGGGCTGTTGAAGGCCTACGCCTTATGCGCGGGAGGGGATGTGGAGGGGATTGAGCTGGCGAAGATGGGCCACCGGGTGGAGCTTGAGGTCCAGGGGATAGCGTCTCCCATGGACTCAACTACCGTCACTCTTGGCGGGGTGTTAAAAATTAAGACAAACCCATTTAGCGTTGACAAGCTAAACGCGAATCTGCCGCCCTTTTACATCGCGTTTCTCCCACGTTTTGAGACCACGGGCGAGATCGTCCGGGGAGTTAAAGCGCTGTTAGAGAGGAGGCGCTCAGCGGCGTTTGTAATAGAGGCTATTGGGCGCGTGGTGGAGGAGGCTGAGCAGTGTCTTTTAAACAGAGATTTAGAATGCGTCGGCGAGTTAATGGGAATTAACAACTGGCTGTTAGGCGCGTTGGGCGTTGTGGACGAGAGGGCAATTAACTTGCTCAACGCGGCGAGGCCTTTTATATACGGGGGGAAAATCAGCGGGGCCGGCCGGGGCGGCGCTGTGATATTATTGCCGAGGTCAGAAGACGCCTTGGAGAGAGTCCTCTCCGCCTCGGGCTACGTTTACCACAAGGTCACTATCTACGAGGGGGGCGTAACCGTATTATGA
- the udp gene encoding uridine phosphorylase, protein MAQRPKIGQRAYHLLLAQGEIPRYVLLPGDPGRVPLIAKHWDEAREVARNREFVTYVGRYKGVSIGATSTGIGSGSTAIAVEELLYAGADTFIRVGTTGALWRHIKLGDLIIGAAAVRWDGASRWYAPPEYPAVAHWVVVNALVKAAESLGVRHHVGIVASTDSFYVGQERPGHGGFLPPWAKGLIEALRGLMVLSFEMESATIFTLASIYGARAGGVYAVIANRETDEFAPEVGVEEAIKVANEAVKILAEYDSKADLHT, encoded by the coding sequence ATGGCCCAGAGACCTAAGATAGGGCAGAGGGCTTACCACCTCCTCCTGGCCCAAGGGGAGATCCCGCGCTACGTGCTTCTGCCTGGAGACCCGGGGAGAGTTCCGCTAATAGCGAAACACTGGGACGAGGCCAGAGAGGTGGCCCGGAATAGGGAGTTTGTTACTTACGTGGGGAGGTATAAAGGCGTGTCCATCGGCGCTACGTCTACAGGCATAGGCTCGGGGTCTACTGCAATAGCCGTTGAGGAGCTTTTATACGCAGGCGCCGACACTTTTATAAGAGTGGGGACTACAGGGGCTTTGTGGCGGCATATTAAACTAGGCGATTTAATTATCGGCGCGGCTGCTGTGAGGTGGGACGGCGCCTCTAGGTGGTACGCCCCGCCTGAGTACCCGGCAGTGGCCCACTGGGTGGTGGTAAACGCCCTTGTGAAAGCCGCCGAGTCTCTCGGCGTTAGACACCACGTCGGGATAGTGGCCTCCACAGACTCTTTTTACGTGGGGCAGGAGAGGCCGGGACACGGCGGATTCCTCCCTCCGTGGGCCAAGGGGCTGATAGAGGCGCTAAGAGGGCTTATGGTGCTTTCATTCGAAATGGAGTCCGCAACGATTTTCACCTTGGCATCAATATACGGCGCTAGAGCCGGCGGCGTATACGCGGTTATAGCCAACCGCGAAACTGACGAATTCGCGCCTGAGGTTGGTGTGGAGGAGGCAATAAAGGTAGCAAACGAGGCGGTGAAAATCCTGGCAGAGTATGATAGTAAAGCTGATTTACATACGTGA
- a CDS encoding RecB-family nuclease yields the protein MELIVAIYNISSVPKMLEIAKITYGFGVRRLALIKVFGAAAQQIGDLFKLAFKMGGEVLVFNDINDAVDVLRPDVIFALGKPEKDARPIEKVEGRVMILVHGADLAFSPRELPQNAVMSYAVKKDVGSTGHLAIALYKLLES from the coding sequence ATGGAGCTGATCGTCGCCATTTACAACATTAGCTCCGTGCCAAAAATGTTGGAAATAGCTAAAATAACATACGGCTTCGGCGTACGGCGCCTCGCGCTTATAAAAGTCTTCGGAGCCGCGGCGCAACAGATAGGAGATCTCTTTAAGCTGGCTTTTAAAATGGGGGGCGAGGTTTTAGTTTTCAACGACATTAACGACGCCGTTGATGTATTGAGACCTGACGTTATATTCGCCTTGGGCAAGCCGGAAAAAGACGCCAGGCCTATTGAAAAAGTAGAGGGCCGCGTGATGATATTAGTACACGGGGCGGACCTGGCCTTCTCCCCCCGGGAGTTGCCCCAAAACGCCGTAATGAGCTACGCCGTGAAAAAAGACGTGGGCTCTACTGGGCATTTGGCAATAGCTCTTTACAAACTTCTTGAAAGTTAA
- the nadC gene encoding carboxylating nicotinate-nucleotide diphosphorylase, translated as MIEARLFAFELLDELRKDLPFIDWASAALPGKTIEACVVAKAEGVAAGVDEAAEFLKLLGFQITLRLPEGAEIKPGVKILCFRGEASEALKVERVLLNLLMHASGIATYTRKLVAKAKSANPRVIVAATRKTLPFLRYIEKKAVWIGGGDPHRFSLSDSTLFKDNHRKFIPLEHMASSKRPFVHKAEVEVNTAEDAVRAAEMGFDIIMLDNMTPEEVERAAKLLAERGLRGRVILEASGNITEDNIHLYAPYVDVISVGRLTHSAPALDMSLEVYDDKVKVGLIGYGRLGKALVELVRDDRDLEFVAVYDTDKEKCIEAEKSRGIRCVSTIDELIALSEVIVEAASAQAVLEYGCKILEAGRHLIVASVGALSKLPKCGRGYVFAISGAAGGVDIVASTRGAVKHVVHKAAFRVAESGEAEELYWKYPQSLNLSMTYKLAGAERVEVELRGDAPEDRIIHEVEIVHKWGRVYIKAENYAKGTTSYSAALSLYNTLRNVAKFLRGSRIIIGTFAVL; from the coding sequence ATGATCGAGGCCAGGCTATTTGCATTCGAGCTCCTCGACGAGTTGCGCAAAGATCTGCCGTTTATAGACTGGGCCTCTGCCGCGTTGCCGGGGAAAACAATAGAGGCGTGTGTAGTGGCCAAGGCAGAGGGAGTTGCGGCTGGGGTGGATGAGGCCGCGGAGTTTTTGAAGCTGTTGGGATTTCAAATCACTCTGCGCCTGCCTGAAGGCGCGGAGATTAAGCCCGGTGTTAAGATTCTGTGCTTTAGGGGAGAGGCCTCTGAGGCTTTGAAAGTAGAGCGCGTGCTTTTAAATTTGCTTATGCACGCTTCCGGCATAGCCACATACACGCGGAAGCTTGTCGCCAAGGCTAAGTCGGCAAACCCGCGGGTAATAGTGGCGGCGACGAGGAAGACGTTGCCTTTTCTTAGGTATATTGAGAAAAAGGCCGTGTGGATTGGCGGCGGGGATCCGCATCGTTTTTCCCTCAGCGACAGCACGTTGTTTAAAGACAATCACAGAAAGTTTATACCGCTTGAGCATATGGCGTCGTCAAAAAGGCCCTTTGTCCACAAGGCTGAAGTGGAGGTAAATACAGCTGAAGACGCGGTGAGAGCCGCGGAAATGGGCTTTGACATAATTATGCTTGACAATATGACGCCGGAAGAGGTGGAGAGGGCGGCAAAGCTATTGGCCGAAAGGGGGCTGAGGGGGAGGGTTATTTTAGAGGCGTCTGGCAATATCACAGAGGACAACATACACCTCTACGCGCCTTATGTGGATGTAATTTCAGTGGGGAGGCTTACACACAGCGCTCCAGCTTTAGACATGTCGCTTGAGGTTTACGACGATAAAGTCAAAGTGGGGCTTATTGGATATGGCAGGCTGGGCAAAGCGCTTGTGGAGCTGGTGCGCGACGACAGAGATCTGGAATTTGTCGCCGTATACGACACGGACAAGGAGAAGTGTATAGAGGCCGAGAAAAGCCGCGGAATACGTTGCGTCAGCACAATAGACGAGCTAATTGCCCTCTCTGAGGTGATTGTGGAGGCCGCCAGCGCCCAAGCGGTGTTAGAATACGGCTGTAAAATACTCGAGGCGGGCAGACACTTAATAGTGGCCTCCGTGGGCGCGTTGTCTAAATTGCCAAAGTGCGGAAGGGGGTATGTATTCGCCATATCGGGCGCCGCGGGAGGAGTTGATATCGTTGCCTCGACTAGAGGAGCCGTTAAGCATGTGGTCCACAAGGCGGCGTTTAGAGTAGCGGAGAGCGGAGAGGCGGAGGAGCTGTACTGGAAGTACCCGCAGAGCCTTAACTTATCGATGACGTATAAACTCGCTGGGGCAGAGAGGGTGGAGGTGGAGTTGAGAGGAGACGCGCCGGAGGATCGGATTATACACGAAGTAGAGATAGTACACAAATGGGGCAGGGTCTACATAAAGGCAGAGAATTACGCCAAGGGGACTACTAGCTACTCAGCCGCCTTATCTCTATACAATACTCTGAGGAATGTTGCAAAATTCCTGCGTGGCAGTCGCATTATTATTGGGACTTTCGCTGTGCTTTAA
- the nadA gene encoding quinolinate synthase NadA codes for MLKEEVLRLKREKNAVILAHNYQLPEVKDVADFIGDSLNLSMEAARTKADIIVFAGVYFMAETAAILNPDKKVLIPDPGAGCSLASSVSAADVLEWRRRHPNGVVVAYINTYAEVKAVSDYVCTSANCLKIIEAIPSDRPVLFLPDKYLGLYIKAKTGREIDIWDGECHVHAKITSPKITAKIKLYRDAEVLIHPECGCGTACLLELPKMGLSPKFLSTEGMVKYVKQSPARRFIIATEVGIIDRLEREAPGKEYIPAAEDAICEYMKLITLDKVHRSLKEEIYRVVVPEDIAKKARLAIERMFEFA; via the coding sequence GTAATACTCGCGCACAATTATCAACTGCCCGAGGTGAAGGATGTGGCCGACTTTATCGGCGACTCTCTTAATTTGTCCATGGAAGCCGCTCGGACTAAAGCAGACATTATAGTTTTCGCCGGCGTGTATTTCATGGCGGAGACAGCCGCCATTTTAAACCCGGATAAAAAAGTGTTAATCCCAGACCCCGGCGCCGGGTGTAGCCTGGCGTCTTCCGTCTCTGCGGCTGACGTGTTGGAGTGGAGAAGAAGGCATCCCAACGGCGTTGTAGTCGCGTACATAAACACATATGCAGAGGTAAAGGCGGTGTCCGATTACGTCTGCACCTCAGCCAATTGTTTGAAAATAATAGAGGCAATACCCAGCGATAGGCCGGTGCTCTTCTTGCCGGACAAATACCTCGGCCTTTATATAAAGGCAAAGACGGGCAGAGAAATAGACATTTGGGACGGCGAGTGTCACGTACACGCCAAGATCACCTCTCCTAAAATTACGGCGAAAATTAAATTGTACAGAGACGCCGAGGTGTTAATACACCCGGAGTGCGGGTGCGGAACTGCGTGTCTACTAGAACTGCCCAAAATGGGGCTCTCCCCAAAATTCCTCTCCACAGAGGGCATGGTCAAGTACGTAAAGCAGTCGCCCGCAAGGAGGTTCATAATAGCGACAGAAGTCGGCATAATAGACCGGCTTGAGAGGGAGGCGCCGGGCAAGGAATATATACCCGCGGCCGAAGACGCCATATGCGAGTATATGAAGTTGATAACTTTAGACAAAGTGCACCGCTCTCTTAAAGAGGAGATTTATAGAGTAGTTGTCCCCGAGGATATTGCAAAGAAGGCGCGGCTGGCCATTGAGAGGATGTTTGAATTTGCATGA